One part of the Actinomycetota bacterium genome encodes these proteins:
- a CDS encoding response regulator transcription factor: MEVKAVRVLVVDDQLPFRNAAKTVVRVTPGFEVVGEAESGEQAVQLAAELEPDLVLMDINLPGIDGIEALRRITSARPETVGFLVSTIKESDLPADARTCGAAAFISKETFEPAVLTSLWESGGDAVWRG, from the coding sequence ATGGAGGTAAAGGCTGTGCGAGTCCTCGTCGTCGACGATCAGTTGCCGTTCCGGAACGCGGCGAAGACCGTCGTCCGTGTCACGCCCGGATTCGAGGTCGTGGGGGAGGCCGAGTCCGGGGAGCAGGCGGTCCAGCTCGCCGCAGAACTCGAGCCCGACCTGGTCCTGATGGACATCAACCTGCCGGGGATCGACGGGATCGAAGCGCTGCGCCGGATCACCTCGGCGCGCCCGGAAACGGTTGGGTTCCTGGTCTCCACGATCAAGGAGAGCGATCTGCCGGCCGATGCCCGAACGTGTGGGGCGGCTGCGTTCATCTCAAAAGAAACTTTCGAGCCGGCCGTTCTAACGTCGCTCTGGGAGTCGGGCGGAGACGCCGTCTGGCGCGGCTAG
- a CDS encoding response regulator transcription factor, whose protein sequence is MSIRVVLAEDNYLVREGVSRLLESQPDIELVSVAEDLPSLEKAVDEHKPDVVVTDIRMPPTNTDEGIQASERLRETHPECGVVVLSQFAEPGYALALLEKGSSGRAYLLKERVSDVEQLLGAIREVSKGGSVIDPKVVEVLVAARSRAAESPLARLTPREREILGEMAQGRNNASVAASLFLTERAVEKHINSIFSKLGLSEEKEVHRRVKAVLLFLSEGPSDEGG, encoded by the coding sequence ATGTCGATCCGCGTGGTGCTTGCCGAGGACAACTACCTCGTCCGCGAGGGCGTGAGCCGCCTGCTCGAGTCGCAGCCGGACATCGAGCTGGTGTCGGTCGCGGAGGACCTCCCCTCGCTCGAGAAGGCGGTCGACGAGCACAAGCCGGATGTCGTGGTCACCGATATCCGGATGCCCCCGACCAACACGGACGAGGGGATCCAGGCCTCGGAACGGCTCCGCGAAACCCACCCCGAGTGTGGCGTCGTGGTGCTGAGCCAGTTCGCCGAGCCCGGATATGCGCTGGCGTTGCTCGAGAAGGGCTCCTCCGGCCGTGCCTACCTCTTGAAGGAGCGGGTCTCAGACGTCGAGCAGCTGCTCGGAGCGATCCGGGAGGTCTCGAAGGGCGGATCGGTGATCGATCCCAAGGTGGTCGAGGTCCTGGTGGCGGCTCGTTCCAGGGCCGCGGAGTCGCCGCTGGCCAGGCTGACGCCTCGTGAGCGGGAGATCCTGGGCGAGATGGCCCAGGGGCGGAACAACGCGTCGGTCGCCGCTTCCCTGTTCCTCACCGAGCGTGCCGTCGAGAAACACATAAACAGCATCTTCAGCAAGCTCGGTCTGTCCGAGGAGAAGGAGGTCCACCGCCGGGTGAAGGCGGTGCTTCTCTTCCTCTCCGAGGGGCCTTCCGACGAGGGGGGCTAG
- a CDS encoding CAP domain-containing protein, which translates to MGRRFPAALAAAATAAMLFATSSSSASTSQESDFVSRINAERSARGIPTLAMKSDLAAVARDWAEHMAAAGSISHDPNLADKVSGWTALGDNVGKGPTVSSIHKAFMESETHRHIILDTDFNQVGVGVASSGGTLYVAQVFARRASGSVPKPVAKPKASALQSQHTAPVAAEIVTLTGRIWSIDLTAPPMTVDVLMQLLELDA; encoded by the coding sequence ATGGGACGTCGTTTTCCAGCAGCTCTGGCCGCCGCGGCAACGGCGGCGATGCTTTTCGCGACGTCATCCTCCTCGGCGTCGACCTCACAAGAGTCGGACTTCGTCTCCCGGATCAACGCCGAGCGGAGCGCTCGTGGGATCCCCACCCTCGCGATGAAGAGCGACCTCGCCGCGGTCGCACGCGACTGGGCTGAGCACATGGCGGCGGCCGGATCCATCTCCCACGACCCCAACCTTGCCGACAAGGTCTCCGGCTGGACCGCGCTCGGCGACAACGTCGGCAAGGGCCCCACCGTCTCCTCGATCCACAAGGCCTTCATGGAGTCGGAAACCCACCGCCACATCATCCTGGACACCGACTTCAATCAGGTCGGCGTCGGGGTGGCCTCGTCGGGCGGCACGCTGTACGTCGCGCAGGTCTTCGCCCGCCGCGCGAGCGGCTCGGTGCCCAAACCTGTCGCGAAGCCGAAGGCGTCCGCCCTGCAGTCCCAGCACACGGCGCCCGTCGCCGCAGAGATCGTGACGCTCACGGGCCGTATCTGGTCGATCGACCTCACCGCTCCCCCGATGACCGTCGACGTGCTGATGCAGTTGCTCGAGCTCGACGCCTGA
- a CDS encoding type IV toxin-antitoxin system AbiEi family antitoxin domain-containing protein: MEDILRRLPPQETVDARLARIAAAQHGVFSRTDALRAGATPRIIRWRISTGRWDTMYRGIYRLSGVPASWRQHLLAACLSLGDEAAASHRAAARLWQLTGVEFGSLELSVPRGGRRRRQGLILHEVPLASIDVTLLDGIRTTSPTRTLIDLASVVSTDIVEEALDDALRRGLTSAPRLRWRLSELGRQGRSGISRIRWVIEQRLDKPGVPQSVLETRLLRLLKRAGLPLPECQYEVRERGRLLAILDFAYPDIRLAIEADGYRWHSGRVRWESDLARRNELTARGWRVLHVTWSDMERRPSSVIAAGAAAIAQP, encoded by the coding sequence ATGGAGGACATTCTTCGTCGTCTGCCGCCGCAAGAAACCGTGGACGCCCGACTCGCGCGTATAGCCGCAGCGCAACACGGTGTCTTCTCACGGACAGATGCCCTCCGCGCAGGAGCAACTCCACGCATCATCAGATGGCGCATCTCTACGGGCCGGTGGGACACGATGTATCGGGGGATCTATCGATTGTCCGGCGTGCCCGCGTCGTGGCGACAGCACCTGCTGGCGGCATGTCTCTCGCTCGGTGACGAAGCTGCGGCCTCGCACCGCGCCGCCGCTCGGCTCTGGCAACTCACCGGAGTGGAGTTCGGGTCCTTGGAACTGAGCGTCCCCAGGGGCGGCCGTCGTCGTCGCCAAGGATTGATACTCCATGAAGTTCCGCTTGCGTCCATTGACGTCACCTTGCTCGATGGGATCAGGACGACCTCCCCTACCCGAACACTGATCGATCTCGCATCGGTTGTCTCGACCGACATCGTCGAGGAGGCTCTTGACGACGCGCTGCGACGGGGGCTCACGAGCGCACCGCGCCTGCGTTGGCGACTTTCAGAGCTCGGCCGACAAGGCCGCTCCGGGATCTCCCGCATCCGATGGGTCATCGAACAGCGTCTCGATAAGCCCGGCGTTCCTCAGAGCGTCTTGGAAACCCGGCTGTTGCGGCTGCTCAAACGCGCCGGGCTTCCGCTGCCCGAATGCCAGTATGAGGTCCGCGAGCGGGGGCGGTTGCTCGCGATCCTGGACTTCGCTTACCCGGATATCCGTCTGGCGATCGAAGCCGATGGGTACCGGTGGCATTCGGGCCGGGTCCGATGGGAGAGTGACCTCGCGCGTCGCAACGAGCTGACCGCACGCGGTTGGCGCGTGCTCCATGTGACGTGGAGCGACATGGAGCGGCGCCCGTCGAGCGTCATCGCCGCGGGCGCCGCCGCCATCGCCCAGCCTTAA